A region of the Aethina tumida isolate Nest 87 chromosome 3, icAetTumi1.1, whole genome shotgun sequence genome:
GGAAATAATTGTATACGTGTAAGGGTATATTTACACcagattattgtaaatatatttagcaCGTAGGATCatgtgatttaaatattatggtttaatatgttttacagttttatttaaagaaatcttgaagattgtttaaaataaaactgtaatatatGTTGTATGTTATAAACTTTTACGTAATACttagttgtttaattaaataaaagaacgaattaaaacaaacataaactttattgagtaacaaaattatgcattatcaacaaattataatacataaaaattgtactaCCATAACAGTGACTTGtataaagaaaatcaattGGTCCAGAGAAAGTAAATACAAAAGATCAGGTCCTAATTCGATTATAAATCTAACCAACTGACtacgaataaattaagataaacgCGCCTACCTAATTACTAGAATTTACAGTCttataaaatcatataaaaattaccgcATACAATTACAacctattgattttttttttcacctgTTTTTGTCAACAGTTgaatatttacagtttttgTCTCCACACATACAAGTAAACAGTTTGCACTTTGTAGTCCAAAACTTCTCTCCATAAtcaaaactaaaaatgaaatataaaaatgtgcaaaaaacattaaaattacccCTACCTTATCTCCTCATTTGGTAAAACATCATGTATTGCAAAAAAACCAATCCTGGGAACTGCTACTGCTTGACtatcaattaaaactttaacaggCAATACGTTTGGATTGCACGAATGATTAATGAACCTCGACAAGTTACCGAAGTACTTGGAGTCTATGTAATAAGAAACACCcccctaaaaaataattttaaagtcatTAATAtacagttaattattaaaatacatacctCAAAACCGAGATCAAAAAAATAGCTGTCGTCCTCCCTAAGATTCGCATCCTCTTCAGTCAAAATCTCTCCCACATACTCGCACACGTAGGCACCGGCAGGTATGTGATTTAAAGTCCGCAGTGCCCAACCTTTAGATTTGGTCTTGAATAGCTGTAAACTGTGCTCAAATCCATCGCCCAAACTTCCGGTATAAACGCAAGAAACCGCATAACAACAACATTTGGATTTCAAACAAGTTGGAAGCGATGAATAATCCGCGGAAGCTTTGCTGCAAGTTATGTAGTTAAAATCGCTTGGAGCCGCTTCATCGTCCACCAAATTCAAACATTCTATAGATATTTGCTTATTGTTTTGGGAAAGGTAAACGACAGAAGAGGATGAAGGGGACGTTTTATTTTCTAAGGAGAGGAGGTGGTTGAATCTGGAAAAGGTGCTGTTGAAATTAGAgggaaaatgatttaaaatgttacttgAGGAATCGTCGGACAGGAACTCCAAATCTTCAAATTCATCCTGGTCGTTGTCGTAATCTGAATCGCAGTCCATTTCTTGATCGATGCAAGCTGGGTTAACCGGTTCCTCGTCGATTGGTTCAGTTTTTACATTTCTGAGATCGAATGTACAGTCAAGTACGGGTTCAGAATCCTTAAAAGGTCCAACTGAcccatcatcatcatcatcatcatcatcaataaCAATAAGGTCGTCATTAAATTCGAGATGTGCCTCTTCCTCCGGTGGGGTTTTTCTAATGCCATACTCAGCGATAGATTTATTTCCTTGATTAAAAATGGATTCAActgaaattctatttatttcgtTATCGCTGTTTCCAACATGTACCGGATCGATCATTGTCGGAGAATTGTTTTCCTGAGACCCAGCGAGTGGACCTTGCTCAAGTTCAGTTCCATTGCTGAAGATTCCAGGTGCAACCACAATTCTTCTGACATTGAAGTTACATTCAGATTCGTCTAAGGCAGTATTCTCATTTTCCATTTCATCAGAATTGACGGAATTAGTTGATGATGAATTAACATAACCATAGTCAGTAATTCTTGGTACATTAGTGTTAGTACTAGCAAAGTTTGAATCATAGGTTTCAGACATTACACAATCGTTACCTGATTCGATATATTcgtccattatttttttatactcttccacgtttaatttatatatgtcaTTTTGTATGTCAGGCTCAACTGTCAAAGAAATTTCATTGCCTACTATTGGACTAGattctgttttattaaatcttgcACTGCTAAATACAACTTCTTCATCTGATTCACCGTCAATTGTTTCCATACCAACGAACATCTTTTGAATGGGTGGCTTAGATTCCATTTGCATTGATGCGTCATTCTGAACGCTCACTTCAATTTTTTGCATACTTTGATTGGTAGACTCCAATGTGTGATTGGTTGATACAATCTCGGGTGTAACAGAATTGGATTTTTCTGATtggaatgaaatattattgcaTGCTCTAATAATTTCATCGTCCAATTCCACATTCTGATCTTCGTTTTGCGTTGTTGAAGGttcatctttaatttttttatgttcaacttttgattcatttttattatgcaaTGTTTCTTCTGGTTCAATTATGTACTGGCACTCTTTAACTTTTACAAGCCCGTCGTTTCGACTACTTCCAATAGTCGACAACTcgtatgttgttgttgttaccGTTACATCCTCTTCCTCCGAATCGGTTGTAATTTCGGAATCACTCGATGGCAACGAACCTTTAATGTTcatcatattattaattattgcttTTTGAATGGCAATTTGTCTCTcataattagaaatatgaaCGTTACTTATTTGCTGATTATCCAGTACTACTACTTTTTCAGCTTTGTTATTACCGTGGTCTAATTTTAGCTGTTTAGGGGGCGATGGTTCCGGTTCATCCTCGGAATCACACATTTCAATAACTTCTACTGCATTAAAATAGGACGGATCACACGATTCAGCTTTTTTAATACCATAACATAATGGCGTAATAGCTTGCGCGATAACTCCTCCACCCCCTTCACTTTTAATAGTGTGACACGTCGATTGAATCTTTTCAAAGATTAACCTATAACTTCGACTCAACATGGGTGCGCAGGCCATTGGAGTTTCGTTACGTATGTTTGCAAGGGATAAATTCGCCCCCTTGTCCAAAAGTAACTGGACACAAGAGTAGCAGTCACCTCTAGCAGCAATATGTctaaaatcaaacaaataaataactaactaACAAGACAAAAACAGTGGAATGTTACATACaatgtatgttaaaaaatcaaattgacaTATCAATGAGCTTAAAATTTCTCAAGCAACTTACAGGGCAGTTTCATTGTGGATATTGACTGCATTAATGTCAGTACGTTTGTTTTCCAGCAGTAGATCCATCCCGGCGAAACACCCGCTGAACGCCACCCAATGAAGAATCGTGTTCGATTCCTTATCGCGCACGTTCGGATCGGCGCCCAAGCTCAACAGAAATCCGGAAACGTCAATGGTGGCGTCGCTGCACGTCCAACATAGAGGTGTCCATCCGTCACGATCTTGCATATCGATCAGGCCCCATACGAATTTCGGCGACTTTAAGATTTGCTTGACCACCTTTAAATTCCCGGTCTTGGATGCCAGGTGCAACGGTGTCATTCCATTATAATCCTGtccgaaataaaatgtgaacaCAAAAGGTCAAAGCAAAGCCTAGTCATACCTTTATGTGAACAGAGGCTTCCATCTTGATGAGGTAGGAAGCCACTTTGTTCTTCCGAGAGATGATGGCAACCATTAGGGCTGTGCTGTTGTTATTGTCCATAAAATCTATTTCGATCCCGGCACGAATGAGGAGCCGTGCGATCCGTCGGTTGCCGATACGTGCGGCATAGTGCAAGAGTGTGCCGCCCTCGGTGTTTGGCACCTTCTCATTTATGTCGATCACAGACGTGGCTGAAAGTTATTTGTTGGGATACAAGTGAATTGGGTAAATTACAGTTACGTACTTAATAATGTGGCTAACTCCTGGGTCCGTCCAGTTCTAGTTGCGTTGAGGACGAAGTCGAAACACTTACTATTGTTTAACGAGGCACTGGATATTACTCTTTGCATTTTAACGGCCAtactaaaattgtaaaagggGTTGTAACTATGGTTATGGATAAAAGGTAATaggttattataaaatgtttatgttgTATGTCTCAAAAAATTCACTCATCATGTGTGGAAGGCAGTATCGATCTGGAAAGAAGTAAACTCTTTGAAGCACACTTGAAATCATACAATTTGATGTAACTATGCATACGgtaaatcaattaaacaaaatcaataaaacaaaagccaagcaaaaaaaaaaagaacaacaAATTGAATCAACACAGCATTGAACAAACCAAACAAATGAGGTGCAACAAAACAAACACACCTTAAAACATATGAATACTTACTAATTGCTGGTTTGAGACTTAAGTATTATTGGTGCTCCTCGCGACTGCATCGTCATTTTAATTCTGGAAGCCGATTTCGTGTCGCCGCAATGTGgacaactattaaatttaccaTCCACAATGCCATGACAGTTTAGGTGGAACTGATGTTTGGATTCGCATTCCAAAAATATCCCCTTGTGAAATAAACAAGTGATATAGACATTtgacaaaacaatatttataaacaaatgaaaaGTAATCTTCacatcaaatatttgttaaatgtgAACTTATAATCGATagtttttccaataaaaacgATTCTTTAGGTATACCTGTGTGCAAAATATGCCGCAGGTGGGACAACAGTTGTGCCTCAGCATCCTGTTCCTGTGCAGCTCACACATAATTGTATAAGGAACCCGTTGAGAGGGCCGCAGCAACGGCGAATCCAGATCGGCCAGCCTGTTGCAGCCGATCAGTTTGTCATCCATCGAGTCCACGGCGCAGCAGAATACCTCgtctgtaattaataaatcaaacaattgatcttcaaaagtaaaattgtTGCTATTGTTTACCGTTTCCCGGATCGGACATGAAGAGGCGTGTGCTTATCGTGCACAGACACATCGTTCGTTCTACTAGTTGCGATtgggataattttttatcaactaGTTCGCACTCAGTATCACAATCGTCTTTGGTACGGCTGCAAACGCGTAACCATGGTATCAGTTTTTGCTTGTTTTCCACAGAGATTGTGATTTTCTAAGCATACGTGATTTGATTTTGAGAGgtcaataaatcaaattatcttgaaaacaaaatgttcaacaaataataaaaaaagtaaaacaataccTTGC
Encoded here:
- the LOC109604401 gene encoding uncharacterized protein LOC109604401 isoform X2, translating into METTDEGNANTNNFISKLLGEMKSQFMGETVNTEEQSRPTCDKVEPKQDVSLSSLNNVKVKTEKSTNDNLRTTKKPDTSDPPPKRSLRIKNSEDNREGLKRSSRRRSKETRETVLQSAIARKEKSFTVANKPIRSTRLLKPTQKILENLAYAKQEKNKSDNQELGARKSRRKLKEAKNNKKKSGDNENSDNEPIEIRKSLRLSASRTKDDCDTECELVDKKLSQSQLVERTMCLCTISTRLFMSDPGNDEVFCCAVDSMDDKLIGCNRLADLDSPLLRPSQRVPYTIMCELHRNRMLRHNCCPTCGIFCTQGIFLECESKHQFHLNCHGIVDGKFNSCPHCGDTKSASRIKMTMQSRGAPIILKSQTSNYMAVKMQRVISSASLNNSKCFDFVLNATRTGRTQELATLLTTSVIDINEKVPNTEGGTLLHYAARIGNRRIARLLIRAGIEIDFMDNNNSTALMVAIISRKNKVASYLIKMEASVHIKDYNGMTPLHLASKTGNLKVVKQILKSPKFVWGLIDMQDRDGWTPLCWTCSDATIDVSGFLLSLGADPNVRDKESNTILHWVAFSGCFAGMDLLLENKRTDINAVNIHNETALHIAARGDCYSCVQLLLDKGANLSLANIRNETPMACAPMLSRSYRLIFEKIQSTCHTIKSEGGGGVIAQAITPLCYGIKKAESCDPSYFNAVEVIEMCDSEDEPEPSPPKQLKLDHGNNKAEKVVVLDNQQISNVHISNYERQIAIQKAIINNMMNIKGSLPSSDSEITTDSEEEDVTVTTTTYELSTIGSSRNDGLVKVKECQYIIEPEETLHNKNESKVEHKKIKDEPSTTQNEDQNVELDDEIIRACNNISFQSEKSNSVTPEIVSTNHTLESTNQSMQKIEVSVQNDASMQMESKPPIQKMFVGMETIDGESDEEVVFSSARFNKTESSPIVGNEISLTVEPDIQNDIYKLNVEEYKKIMDEYIESGNDCVMSETYDSNFASTNTNVPRITDYGYVNSSSTNSVNSDEMENENTALDESECNFNVRRIVVAPGIFSNGTELEQGPLAGSQENNSPTMIDPVHVGNSDNEINRISVESIFNQGNKSIAEYGIRKTPPEEEAHLEFNDDLIVIDDDDDDDDGSVGPFKDSEPVLDCTFDLRNVKTEPIDEEPVNPACIDQEMDCDSDYDNDQDEFEDLEFLSDDSSNSTTSSP
- the LOC109604401 gene encoding histone-lysine N-methyltransferase EHMT1 isoform X1; protein product: METTDEGNANTNNFISKLLGEMKSQFMGETVNTEEQSRPTCDKVEPKQDVSLSSLNNVKVKTEKSTNDNLRTTKKPDTSDPPPKRSLRIKNSEDNREGLKRSSRRRSKETRETVLQSAIARKEKSFTVANKPIRSTRLLKPTQKILENLAYAKQEKNKSDNQELGARKSRRKLKEAKNNKKKSGDNENSDNEPIEIRKSLRLSASRTKDDCDTECELVDKKLSQSQLVERTMCLCTISTRLFMSDPGNDEVFCCAVDSMDDKLIGCNRLADLDSPLLRPSQRVPYTIMCELHRNRMLRHNCCPTCGIFCTQGIFLECESKHQFHLNCHGIVDGKFNSCPHCGDTKSASRIKMTMQSRGAPIILKSQTSNYMAVKMQRVISSASLNNSKCFDFVLNATRTGRTQELATLLTTSVIDINEKVPNTEGGTLLHYAARIGNRRIARLLIRAGIEIDFMDNNNSTALMVAIISRKNKVASYLIKMEASVHIKDYNGMTPLHLASKTGNLKVVKQILKSPKFVWGLIDMQDRDGWTPLCWTCSDATIDVSGFLLSLGADPNVRDKESNTILHWVAFSGCFAGMDLLLENKRTDINAVNIHNETALHIAARGDCYSCVQLLLDKGANLSLANIRNETPMACAPMLSRSYRLIFEKIQSTCHTIKSEGGGGVIAQAITPLCYGIKKAESCDPSYFNAVEVIEMCDSEDEPEPSPPKQLKLDHGNNKAEKVVVLDNQQISNVHISNYERQIAIQKAIINNMMNIKGSLPSSDSEITTDSEEEDVTVTTTTYELSTIGSSRNDGLVKVKECQYIIEPEETLHNKNESKVEHKKIKDEPSTTQNEDQNVELDDEIIRACNNISFQSEKSNSVTPEIVSTNHTLESTNQSMQKIEVSVQNDASMQMESKPPIQKMFVGMETIDGESDEEVVFSSARFNKTESSPIVGNEISLTVEPDIQNDIYKLNVEEYKKIMDEYIESGNDCVMSETYDSNFASTNTNVPRITDYGYVNSSSTNSVNSDEMENENTALDESECNFNVRRIVVAPGIFSNGTELEQGPLAGSQENNSPTMIDPVHVGNSDNEINRISVESIFNQGNKSIAEYGIRKTPPEEEAHLEFNDDLIVIDDDDDDDDGSVGPFKDSEPVLDCTFDLRNVKTEPIDEEPVNPACIDQEMDCDSDYDNDQDEFEDLEFLSDDSSSNILNHFPSNFNSTFSRFNHLLSLENKTSPSSSSVVYLSQNNKQISIECLNLVDDEAAPSDFNYITCSKASADYSSLPTCLKSKCCCYAVSCVYTGSLGDGFEHSLQLFKTKSKGWALRTLNHIPAGAYVCEYVGEILTEEDANLREDDSYFFDLGFEGGVSYYIDSKYFGNLSRFINHSCNPNVLPVKVLIDSQAVAVPRIGFFAIHDVLPNEEISFDYGEKFWTTKCKLFTCMCGDKNCKYSTVDKNR